The following coding sequences are from one Verrucosispora sp. WMMD573 window:
- a CDS encoding MFS transporter has protein sequence MREHSRLGRPFWTFWSAAALANLGDGIRMAAFPLLAAALTDDPLAVGAVAAAQFLPWLVSGLLAGALADRRATRTLLAAADTGRVVVLAALATTVALGWATIALVVAAAFLLGVGETIRDTAAQTAVPRLVPDAQLEKANGRLVAGEIVGNEFVGPPVGALLFVLGAAIPFAVNGAALALAVMLVLSLPLTLAHRATATAGDTPPAADGDGALAGLRWLVRQPMLRTLVFVTAAVAAADTAWFAIFVLYARDALDLGAFGFGLLLATGAAGGLIGSFAADRLVARFHHRSVLTWSMAVTAGVPVLLAVVGHRAVAVLVVITTSAAFAVLNVAALSVRQRLVPGGLLGRVIAASRVVTYSCTALGALAGGALAARAGIEAPFLFSGIVAVAATVAWWVASRPTTPGSAPGLR, from the coding sequence ATGCGTGAGCACAGCCGTCTCGGCCGGCCGTTCTGGACCTTCTGGAGCGCCGCCGCGCTGGCCAACCTCGGCGACGGCATCCGGATGGCCGCCTTTCCACTGCTGGCCGCCGCACTCACCGACGACCCGCTGGCCGTCGGTGCCGTCGCCGCCGCGCAGTTCCTGCCGTGGCTCGTCTCCGGACTGCTCGCCGGGGCCCTCGCCGACCGCCGAGCTACCCGTACGCTGCTCGCCGCCGCCGACACCGGCCGGGTCGTGGTGCTGGCCGCGCTGGCCACCACTGTCGCCCTGGGCTGGGCCACCATCGCGCTCGTCGTCGCCGCCGCGTTCCTGCTCGGCGTCGGCGAGACCATCCGGGACACCGCCGCCCAGACCGCCGTACCCAGGCTCGTCCCCGACGCGCAACTGGAGAAGGCCAACGGGCGACTGGTCGCCGGGGAGATCGTCGGCAACGAATTCGTCGGCCCACCGGTGGGCGCCCTGCTGTTCGTGCTCGGTGCCGCCATCCCGTTCGCCGTCAACGGAGCCGCCCTGGCCCTGGCGGTGATGCTCGTGCTCTCCCTGCCGCTGACCCTGGCGCACCGGGCCACCGCGACCGCCGGGGATACTCCGCCGGCCGCCGACGGCGACGGCGCACTGGCCGGCCTGCGCTGGCTCGTCCGCCAGCCGATGCTGCGCACCCTGGTGTTCGTCACCGCCGCCGTGGCCGCCGCGGACACCGCCTGGTTCGCGATCTTCGTGCTCTACGCCCGCGACGCCCTCGACCTCGGCGCGTTCGGCTTCGGCCTGCTGCTGGCCACCGGGGCGGCCGGTGGCCTGATCGGCTCGTTCGCCGCCGACCGTCTCGTCGCCCGCTTCCACCACCGGTCCGTGTTGACCTGGTCCATGGCCGTCACCGCCGGCGTACCGGTCCTGCTGGCCGTCGTCGGGCACCGCGCCGTCGCGGTGCTCGTGGTGATCACCACCAGCGCCGCGTTCGCCGTGCTCAACGTCGCCGCGCTGTCGGTACGCCAACGACTGGTGCCGGGCGGGCTGCTCGGTCGGGTCATCGCCGCCTCCCGCGTGGTCACCTACAGCTGCACCGCGCTGGGGGCGCTGGCCGGTGGTGCCCTGGCCGCCCGTGCCGGCATCGAGGCGCCGTTCCTGTTCAGCGGCATCGTCGCCGTGGCCGCCACGGTCGCCTGGTGGGTCGCGTCCCGACCCACCACCCCCGGCAGCGCGCCCGGCCTCCGGTGA
- a CDS encoding FGGY family carbohydrate kinase, whose product MKILALDLGTSSVRGLVLDDAQPLPGALARRRMVVTVDDEGAGTLDARAYLACLIECLDELHGQGWLDGVELVAISGQWHSVVPLGTDDEPLGPVLTWLDTRPEPSATAVGPADPDAFHQRTGTWWHRCYWSVRLPWLREHTGDRVARFTGLVEYVLGGLLTEAPMSMSQASGTGLLDLHNLDWDPEACALAGSDGADLPELAPRGWHGKLRAEYGRRWPALARARWSAPLGDGAASNVGSGCIDPTRAAVTVGTSSAVRLLQWMPTSAESTALPHRLWRYRVDHDHVVSGVAYSSGGNLFAWADRELRLPSGRELEAALDLLPPGGGRPADVRFGGDRPPGMRPAGLGELRGLGFGTTAVEMLAGLMYGVCEQVVDDLEVLESTVGRPVEVVLGGGAMAASTWWRRAFTAVLAPRPVHFARHPEIGATGAALVATGRIADAVVVADIGRTDDQDSATSA is encoded by the coding sequence ATGAAGATTCTCGCGCTGGACCTGGGCACCTCGTCGGTGCGTGGGCTCGTGCTGGACGACGCGCAACCGTTGCCGGGAGCGCTGGCTCGTCGCCGCATGGTGGTCACCGTCGACGACGAGGGTGCCGGCACCCTGGACGCCCGTGCCTATCTGGCCTGCCTGATCGAGTGCCTGGACGAGTTGCACGGGCAGGGGTGGCTGGACGGGGTGGAACTGGTGGCGATCAGCGGTCAGTGGCACTCGGTGGTGCCGCTGGGCACCGACGACGAGCCGCTCGGCCCGGTGCTGACCTGGCTGGACACCCGGCCCGAGCCCTCGGCCACGGCGGTCGGCCCGGCCGACCCGGACGCCTTCCACCAGCGCACCGGCACCTGGTGGCACCGCTGTTACTGGTCGGTGCGGCTGCCCTGGCTGCGGGAGCACACCGGTGACCGGGTCGCTCGATTCACCGGACTGGTCGAGTACGTGCTCGGCGGGCTGCTCACCGAGGCGCCGATGTCGATGTCCCAGGCGTCCGGCACCGGCCTGCTGGACCTGCACAACCTCGACTGGGACCCGGAGGCGTGCGCGCTGGCCGGCAGCGACGGTGCCGACCTTCCCGAGTTGGCTCCACGCGGCTGGCACGGGAAGCTGCGCGCCGAGTACGGGCGGCGGTGGCCGGCCCTGGCCCGGGCCCGGTGGTCCGCACCGCTCGGTGACGGTGCCGCCTCCAACGTCGGCTCCGGCTGCATCGACCCCACCCGGGCGGCGGTGACCGTCGGCACCTCCTCGGCGGTGCGGCTGTTGCAGTGGATGCCGACGTCCGCCGAGTCGACAGCCCTGCCGCACCGGTTGTGGCGCTACCGCGTCGACCACGACCATGTGGTGAGCGGGGTGGCGTACTCCTCGGGAGGGAACCTGTTCGCCTGGGCGGACCGGGAACTGCGGCTGCCGAGCGGCCGCGAGTTGGAGGCGGCGCTGGACCTGCTGCCACCCGGCGGCGGTCGGCCGGCCGACGTCCGTTTCGGCGGCGACCGTCCGCCGGGCATGCGCCCGGCCGGGCTGGGTGAGCTGCGGGGACTGGGCTTCGGCACCACTGCCGTGGAGATGCTGGCCGGGCTCATGTACGGGGTGTGCGAGCAGGTCGTCGATGACCTTGAGGTGCTGGAGTCCACGGTCGGTCGGCCGGTGGAGGTGGTCCTCGGCGGCGGCGCGATGGCCGCCTCGACCTGGTGGCGGAGAGCGTTCACAGCGGTGCTGGCCCCCCGGCCGGTCCACTTCGCGCGGCACCCCGAGATCGGGGCCACCGGCGCGGCGTTGGTGGCCACCGGCCGGATCGCCGATGCCGTGGTGGTGGCCGACATCGGCCGGACGGATGATCAAGACTCGGCAACCTCGGCATAG
- a CDS encoding glycoside hydrolase family 48 protein, whose protein sequence is MRNLARRRRLAWLAAAALAIGGATVPAAAAQAAPACDVVYTTNDWSNGFTANVTIRNTGDAINGWTLKFAFPGNQRVTQGWSARWSQSGNEVTAVNEAWNGNIPAGGSTSIGFNGSHSGTNGKPTSFSVNGVTCGGTAQQPPTVSLSVPAGPFTAPATVPLTATASDPDGTVARVEFYRNGLLVNTDTSAPYAYTLESLPAGDYTVQARAYDNSGLSAIAERSFTVAGATSPALVATPTAVTVPEGGSSTFNLKLNRAPTANVAVSLARTGDTDVTVTPTSATLTTSNWNTGVNVTVRAAEDEDTVGGTATVTASATGHTPATVTVTEIDNDVPGGDGEYVQRFLTQYNKIKNSGYFSPEGVPYHSIETLIVEAPDHGHETTSEAFSFWLWLEAYYGRVTQNWAPFNSAWTVMEKYIIPSDADQPTAGSAGDATYAAEHDLPSQYPSQLDSNVPVGQDPLRAELRSTYNTGSIYGMHWLLDVDNVYGYGRCGDGTTRPAYINTFQRGTQESVWETVPQPSCDTFAHGGQYGYLDLFIKESQAPAKQWKYTNAPDADARAVQAAYWALTWAKEQNKAADVAATVAKAAKMGDYLRYALFDKYFKRVGNCVGASACPAGSGRTSAHYLLSWYYAWGGAYETSQNWSWRIGSSHSHFGYQNPFAAWALTNVDELKPRSPTAAADWTNSLNRQLELYTWLQSAEGGIAGGATNSWGGHYGQPPAGTATFYGMFYDEDPVYNDPPSNQWFGMQAWSMQRIAELYLVSGNAKAKALLDKWVPWAIANTTLGANWSIPSDMKWTGQPNNWNPSNPQPNTNLHVEVTVKGQDVGVAAAYARTLIAYAAKSGNTAAKTTAKGLLDALHSHSDAQGVSTVEKRGDYRRFDDVYDASTGQGLYIPPGWTGEMPNGDVIAPGKSFVDIRSFYKDDPAWPKVQAYLDGGPEPEFRYHRFWAQADVAMAYADYGKLFPNG, encoded by the coding sequence ATGAGAAACCTGGCTAGACGTCGGCGCCTGGCGTGGCTCGCCGCCGCGGCGCTGGCGATCGGTGGGGCGACCGTCCCCGCCGCCGCCGCACAGGCCGCACCGGCCTGCGACGTGGTTTATACGACAAATGACTGGAGCAACGGCTTCACCGCCAACGTCACCATCAGAAACACCGGCGACGCGATCAACGGGTGGACCCTGAAGTTCGCCTTCCCCGGCAACCAGCGGGTCACTCAGGGCTGGTCGGCCCGGTGGAGCCAGAGCGGCAACGAGGTCACCGCCGTCAACGAAGCCTGGAACGGCAACATCCCGGCCGGCGGCAGCACCAGCATCGGCTTCAACGGCTCCCACTCCGGCACCAACGGGAAGCCGACCTCGTTCTCGGTCAACGGGGTCACCTGTGGTGGCACGGCGCAGCAGCCCCCGACGGTCAGCCTGTCGGTGCCCGCCGGCCCGTTCACGGCCCCGGCGACCGTGCCGCTGACCGCCACCGCCAGCGACCCGGACGGCACCGTCGCCCGGGTCGAGTTCTACCGCAACGGGCTGCTGGTCAACACCGACACCAGCGCGCCGTACGCGTACACCCTGGAGAGCCTGCCGGCCGGTGACTACACCGTGCAGGCCAGGGCGTACGACAACAGCGGTCTGTCGGCGATCGCCGAGCGGTCGTTCACCGTCGCCGGCGCCACCTCGCCGGCCCTGGTCGCCACGCCGACCGCGGTGACCGTCCCCGAGGGCGGCAGTTCGACGTTCAACCTCAAGCTGAACCGGGCGCCCACCGCCAACGTCGCGGTGAGCCTGGCGCGTACCGGCGACACGGACGTCACCGTCACGCCGACCTCGGCGACGCTGACCACGTCGAACTGGAACACCGGCGTCAACGTGACCGTCCGGGCCGCGGAGGACGAAGACACCGTCGGCGGCACCGCCACGGTCACCGCCTCGGCCACCGGCCACACGCCGGCGACCGTCACGGTCACCGAAATCGACAACGACGTGCCCGGCGGCGACGGCGAGTACGTGCAGCGCTTCCTCACCCAGTACAACAAGATCAAAAACTCGGGCTACTTCAGCCCGGAGGGCGTGCCGTACCACTCCATCGAGACGCTCATCGTCGAGGCGCCGGACCACGGCCACGAGACCACCTCCGAGGCGTTCAGCTTCTGGCTGTGGCTGGAGGCCTACTACGGTCGGGTGACCCAGAACTGGGCGCCGTTCAACAGCGCCTGGACGGTGATGGAGAAGTACATCATCCCGTCCGACGCCGACCAGCCGACCGCCGGCTCCGCCGGTGACGCCACCTACGCCGCCGAGCACGACCTGCCCAGCCAGTACCCGTCGCAGCTGGACTCGAACGTGCCGGTCGGCCAGGATCCGCTGCGCGCGGAACTGCGGTCTACCTACAACACCGGCTCCATCTACGGCATGCACTGGCTGCTGGACGTCGACAACGTCTACGGCTACGGCCGCTGCGGCGACGGCACCACCCGCCCCGCGTACATCAACACCTTCCAGCGGGGCACCCAGGAGTCGGTGTGGGAGACCGTGCCGCAGCCGTCCTGCGACACCTTCGCCCACGGCGGTCAGTACGGCTACCTGGACCTGTTCATCAAGGAGAGCCAGGCCCCCGCCAAGCAGTGGAAGTACACCAACGCCCCGGACGCCGACGCGCGCGCCGTGCAGGCCGCGTACTGGGCGCTGACCTGGGCCAAGGAGCAGAACAAGGCAGCCGACGTCGCGGCCACCGTGGCCAAGGCCGCCAAGATGGGTGACTACCTGCGGTACGCCCTGTTCGACAAGTACTTCAAGCGGGTCGGCAACTGCGTCGGGGCCAGCGCCTGCCCGGCCGGCTCCGGCCGCACCTCCGCCCACTACCTGCTCTCCTGGTACTACGCCTGGGGCGGCGCGTACGAGACCAGCCAGAACTGGTCCTGGCGGATCGGCTCCAGCCACAGCCACTTCGGCTACCAGAACCCGTTCGCGGCCTGGGCGCTGACCAACGTCGACGAGCTCAAGCCGCGCTCGCCGACGGCGGCGGCGGACTGGACCAACAGCCTCAACCGGCAGCTGGAGCTCTACACCTGGCTCCAGTCCGCCGAGGGCGGCATCGCCGGTGGCGCGACCAACAGCTGGGGCGGTCACTACGGCCAGCCGCCGGCCGGCACGGCCACCTTCTACGGCATGTTCTACGACGAGGACCCGGTCTACAACGACCCGCCGTCGAACCAGTGGTTCGGCATGCAGGCCTGGTCGATGCAGCGCATCGCCGAGCTGTACCTGGTCAGCGGCAACGCCAAGGCCAAGGCGCTGTTGGACAAGTGGGTGCCGTGGGCGATCGCCAACACCACGCTGGGCGCCAACTGGTCCATCCCGTCGGACATGAAGTGGACCGGCCAGCCCAACAACTGGAACCCGAGCAACCCGCAGCCGAACACCAACCTGCACGTCGAGGTGACGGTCAAGGGCCAGGACGTCGGGGTCGCCGCCGCCTACGCCCGCACCCTCATCGCGTACGCGGCGAAGTCGGGCAACACGGCGGCGAAGACCACCGCCAAGGGTCTGCTGGACGCGCTGCACTCGCACAGCGACGCCCAGGGTGTCTCGACGGTGGAGAAGCGTGGCGACTACCGGCGCTTCGACGACGTCTACGACGCCTCCACCGGGCAGGGCCTGTACATCCCGCCGGGCTGGACCGGTGAGATGCCCAACGGTGACGTCATCGCCCCGGGCAAGAGCTTCGTCGACATCCGGTCGTTCTACAAGGACGACCCGGCGTGGCCGAAGGTGCAGGCGTACCTCGACGGTGGGCCGGAGCCCGAGTTCCGTTACCACCGCTTCTGGGCACAGGCGGACGTCGCCATGGCCTACGCCGACTACGGGAAGTTGTTCCCCAACGGCTGA
- a CDS encoding nitrate- and nitrite sensing domain-containing protein: MAVGPEQTHGVSQHRRRRFDVRVVPHRRRSALRLRDWRMRTKLATVLVIPSVAFLVLAGVQTQSLVSSANVLGDFAAQVGIGREITALTHRLQMERDRTAGELPALRDAADEAASEERLAVLQPYRDAADQAAAELRAAAEPLAEADASWRDVYVVASQAYQQVGYIRNTMTTVLLTDDTIIGNYHRAIDALLNLLAQPTPGADRPELADAVLRYVQFARAKELSSRVRAELYSAARVGSYDSEDAAQLPDLRARQLTALGAFRIAATSAQVTRYDEMSLDPAFVAASRMEEQALSQGVSGSAVLDAEQWWTASEARHELLQRFEAEVLSASARQADDASETQLRETLLVVGVIISVLLVAVLISVLIGRSLARSIRLLRSQALRIAQIELPEALARLRSVSGGVPPIDVSPAVVRSLDEIGELAEAFVAVHRSAVGVAVEQANMRRNVNAMFINLARRSQVLVERQLELLDDLEREEGDPEQLENLFKLDHLAARMRRNDESLLVLAGTESTRRWNRPIGLSAVLLAASAEIEQYQRVRHEAVADLHVVGHAVGELVHLLAELLENATAFSRPDTIVQVMARVEGPGAVIEIADQGLGMSATALAEANAVLAAPPAADVATVERMGLFVVSHLAARHGIEVRLHGGAGGLVARVRLPRPLLAAAPPPSLDPVPAPRGLPVATPRPVAPADPGPADLPVAGRRPTTVPRQAHPVPVRAEDVLAPAAAPASGGSGWWSREGPTSSVAAVGAGAPAPPAVPVTAGTNERGLPMRVPMAQLSAVTQSARPEQQSATRNDPDPEAVGGMLSRLYSGVRRAEAEETTEIPVPPLGAWSEGGRK, translated from the coding sequence GTGGCTGTAGGACCGGAGCAGACGCACGGGGTGTCGCAGCACCGCCGGCGTCGGTTCGACGTCCGGGTGGTACCCCACCGACGTCGCTCCGCCCTGCGCCTGCGGGACTGGCGGATGCGTACCAAGCTGGCCACGGTGCTGGTCATTCCGTCGGTCGCCTTCCTGGTGCTGGCGGGGGTGCAGACCCAGAGCCTGGTCAGCAGCGCCAACGTGCTGGGTGACTTCGCCGCCCAGGTCGGCATCGGACGCGAGATCACCGCGCTGACCCACCGGTTGCAGATGGAGCGCGACCGTACGGCCGGGGAACTGCCCGCGCTGCGTGACGCCGCCGACGAGGCCGCGAGCGAGGAGCGGCTGGCCGTGTTGCAGCCCTATCGTGACGCCGCCGACCAGGCGGCGGCGGAGCTGCGCGCGGCGGCTGAGCCGTTGGCCGAGGCGGACGCCTCGTGGCGGGACGTCTACGTGGTGGCCTCGCAGGCGTACCAGCAGGTCGGCTACATCCGGAACACGATGACCACGGTGTTGCTCACCGACGACACCATCATCGGTAACTACCACCGGGCGATCGACGCCCTGCTGAATCTGCTCGCCCAGCCGACGCCGGGCGCCGACCGGCCGGAGCTGGCCGACGCGGTGCTGCGCTACGTGCAGTTCGCCCGGGCGAAGGAACTCTCCTCGCGGGTCCGGGCGGAGCTGTACTCGGCGGCCCGTGTCGGCAGCTACGACTCCGAGGACGCGGCCCAGTTGCCCGACCTGCGGGCGCGTCAGCTGACCGCGCTCGGCGCGTTTCGCATCGCGGCGACGAGCGCGCAGGTGACCCGCTACGACGAGATGAGCCTGGACCCCGCCTTTGTCGCCGCCTCCCGGATGGAGGAGCAGGCGCTGTCGCAGGGCGTGTCGGGGTCGGCGGTGCTGGATGCGGAGCAGTGGTGGACGGCCAGCGAGGCCCGCCACGAGCTGTTGCAACGCTTCGAGGCGGAGGTGCTGTCAGCCTCGGCGCGCCAGGCCGACGACGCGAGCGAGACCCAGTTGCGGGAGACGCTGCTGGTCGTCGGCGTGATCATCTCGGTCCTGCTGGTGGCGGTGCTGATCTCGGTGCTGATCGGTCGGTCGCTGGCCCGGTCCATCCGGCTGCTCCGCTCGCAGGCGCTGCGGATCGCGCAGATCGAGCTGCCCGAGGCGCTGGCCCGGCTGCGGTCGGTCTCCGGTGGCGTACCACCGATCGACGTCTCGCCGGCGGTCGTACGGTCGCTCGACGAGATCGGTGAACTGGCCGAGGCGTTCGTCGCGGTGCACCGCAGCGCCGTCGGGGTGGCCGTCGAGCAGGCGAACATGCGGCGCAACGTCAACGCGATGTTCATCAATCTCGCCAGACGCAGCCAGGTGCTGGTGGAGCGGCAACTGGAGCTGCTCGACGACCTGGAGCGCGAGGAGGGCGACCCCGAGCAGCTGGAGAACCTGTTCAAGCTGGACCACCTCGCCGCCCGGATGCGCCGTAACGACGAGAGCCTGCTGGTGCTCGCCGGTACCGAGTCGACCCGCCGGTGGAACCGGCCGATCGGGCTGAGCGCCGTGCTGCTGGCGGCCAGCGCCGAGATCGAGCAGTACCAGCGGGTGCGGCACGAGGCGGTGGCGGATCTGCACGTGGTCGGGCACGCGGTGGGTGAGCTGGTGCACCTGTTGGCCGAGTTGCTGGAGAACGCGACCGCCTTCTCCCGGCCGGACACCATCGTGCAGGTGATGGCCCGGGTGGAGGGGCCGGGGGCGGTGATCGAGATCGCCGACCAGGGCCTCGGGATGAGCGCGACGGCGCTGGCGGAGGCGAATGCGGTGCTGGCCGCCCCGCCGGCCGCCGACGTGGCGACGGTCGAGCGGATGGGTCTGTTCGTGGTCAGTCACCTCGCCGCTCGACACGGCATCGAGGTGCGGTTGCACGGCGGTGCCGGTGGGCTGGTGGCCCGGGTACGCCTGCCGCGTCCGCTGCTCGCCGCAGCGCCGCCGCCGAGTCTGGACCCGGTGCCCGCGCCGCGCGGGCTGCCCGTCGCGACACCTCGCCCGGTCGCCCCGGCCGACCCGGGGCCGGCGGATCTGCCGGTGGCTGGGCGGCGTCCGACCACGGTGCCCCGCCAGGCCCACCCGGTTCCGGTACGCGCCGAGGACGTGCTCGCCCCCGCCGCCGCACCGGCGAGCGGCGGGAGCGGCTGGTGGTCGCGGGAGGGACCCACATCGTCGGTCGCTGCGGTCGGTGCCGGCGCACCGGCGCCGCCGGCCGTGCCGGTGACCGCCGGGACGAACGAACGGGGCCTGCCGATGCGGGTGCCGATGGCCCAGCTCAGTGCGGTGACCCAGTCGGCACGTCCGGAGCAGCAGTCGGCGACCCGCAACGATCCAGACCCGGAAGCCGTCGGCGGGATGTTGTCCAGGTTGTACAGCGGCGTACGGCGGGCCGAGGCTGAGGAGACCACGGAGATACCCGTGCCACCGCTCGGGGCGTGGAGCGAAGGAGGACGGAAGTGA
- a CDS encoding GH1 family beta-glucosidase, with protein MSILTRRHLLRRAALSATAATPVSAVLGSTAAATTATGLAGCQPGDPADKTATASNPSTRRSFPPDFGWGAATSAYQIEGAAKEDGRGESIWDTFSHTPGRIRNGDTGDVAADHYQRYAEDLDLMRDLGLRSYRFSISWPRIQPDGTGAANQRGLDFYRRLVDGLHERGIAPMATLFHWDLPQSLQDTGGWESRDVAQRFADYATIVFDALGDRVPVWLTINEPKTVVQNGYLFGHHAPGRQDPDAAYLVAHHLQLAHGLAVGALRASGVKSRIGPAFNLHPCYPADDSSAAVEAARLYDGYENRLYLDSALTGSYPADVLADLGPDSRMVRGIRDGDLEIISTPIDLLAVQYYTPIYVTASGDTARRWPTSEAEWQQIYPDGMYDILTRVTRDYGPIPLTVTENGLPTPDELSADGTVEDDGRVTFLRDHLTAAHRAIAEGVPLESFHVWSLLDNFEWAEGYEQRWGLIYVDYPTQRRVFKRSAHWYRQVIADNAV; from the coding sequence ATGTCGATACTCACCAGGCGGCACCTGCTGCGCCGCGCGGCGCTCTCGGCCACCGCCGCCACTCCGGTCAGCGCCGTCCTCGGCAGCACCGCCGCGGCCACCACGGCCACCGGTCTCGCCGGCTGCCAGCCCGGCGACCCGGCCGACAAGACGGCCACCGCGTCGAACCCGAGCACCCGGCGGTCCTTCCCGCCCGACTTCGGTTGGGGCGCCGCGACCTCCGCTTACCAGATCGAGGGCGCCGCCAAGGAGGACGGCCGCGGCGAATCGATCTGGGACACGTTCAGCCACACCCCCGGGCGCATCCGCAACGGGGACACCGGCGACGTGGCCGCCGACCACTACCAACGCTATGCCGAAGACCTCGATCTGATGCGCGACCTGGGGCTGCGCAGCTACCGGTTCTCCATCTCCTGGCCGCGCATCCAGCCCGACGGAACCGGCGCCGCCAACCAACGCGGCCTCGACTTCTACCGTCGTCTCGTCGACGGTCTGCACGAACGCGGAATCGCCCCGATGGCCACGCTGTTCCACTGGGACCTGCCGCAGAGCCTGCAGGACACCGGCGGCTGGGAGTCCCGTGACGTCGCCCAACGCTTCGCCGACTACGCCACCATCGTCTTCGACGCCCTCGGTGACCGGGTGCCGGTCTGGCTGACCATCAACGAGCCCAAGACCGTGGTGCAGAACGGCTACCTCTTCGGCCACCACGCCCCCGGCCGGCAGGACCCCGACGCGGCGTACCTGGTCGCACACCACCTCCAGCTCGCCCACGGCCTCGCCGTCGGCGCCCTGCGGGCCAGCGGGGTGAAAAGCCGCATCGGCCCCGCCTTCAACCTGCATCCCTGCTACCCCGCCGACGACTCGTCCGCCGCCGTGGAGGCCGCCCGCCTCTACGACGGTTACGAGAACCGCCTCTACCTAGACTCCGCGCTGACCGGTAGTTATCCCGCCGACGTGCTGGCCGATCTCGGCCCCGACAGCCGGATGGTCCGCGGCATCCGCGACGGCGACCTGGAGATCATCTCCACCCCGATCGACCTGCTCGCCGTGCAGTACTACACCCCGATCTACGTCACCGCGTCCGGCGACACGGCACGCCGCTGGCCCACCTCCGAGGCGGAGTGGCAGCAGATCTACCCCGACGGGATGTACGACATCCTGACCCGGGTCACCCGCGACTACGGGCCGATCCCCCTCACCGTCACCGAGAACGGCCTGCCCACCCCCGACGAACTCAGCGCCGACGGCACCGTCGAGGACGACGGTCGGGTCACGTTCCTCCGCGACCACCTGACCGCCGCCCACCGGGCCATCGCCGAGGGCGTGCCGCTGGAGAGCTTCCACGTCTGGTCCCTGCTCGACAACTTCGAGTGGGCCGAGGGCTACGAGCAGCGCTGGGGATTGATCTATGTCGACTACCCGACCCAGCGTCGGGTGTTCAAGCGCAGCGCCCACTGGTACCGCCAGGTCATCGCGGACAACGCGGTCTGA
- a CDS encoding roadblock/LC7 domain-containing protein: MSQEARDLSWLVSAFAERVPGVAHAVVVSSDGLLVAISDHLPRDHADKLAAVTSGLMSITAGAAQMFDGDVVKQTVVEMGRGYFLVMQVRDGSILATLAAADADIGVVGYEMARLAKQAGEMLTPALRAELQQALPR; the protein is encoded by the coding sequence TTGTCGCAGGAGGCTCGCGACCTGAGCTGGCTGGTCAGCGCGTTCGCGGAGCGGGTGCCCGGGGTGGCGCACGCGGTGGTGGTCTCCTCCGACGGGCTGCTGGTCGCGATATCCGACCACCTGCCGCGGGACCACGCCGACAAGCTCGCGGCGGTTACCTCGGGACTGATGAGCATCACCGCCGGTGCCGCCCAGATGTTCGACGGGGACGTGGTGAAGCAGACCGTCGTGGAGATGGGCCGCGGCTACTTCCTGGTGATGCAGGTACGCGACGGCTCGATCCTGGCCACTCTGGCGGCGGCGGACGCCGACATCGGCGTGGTGGGCTACGAGATGGCCCGGCTGGCGAAGCAGGCCGGCGAGATGCTGACCCCGGCCCTGCGCGCCGAACTTCAGCAGGCGCTGCCCCGCTGA